The stretch of DNA cagagggtgggggagagctgGAGTAgctggccttcctcccttcccggCTGAGTCCAGGGAGGAATATAGTCAGCAAAACAGACCGTGCTCTGCAGGGATTGGCTGCTTAGTTTGTAGAGCCTTTGAGAGAGCTCCCTGGATGTTCTGCATCATCTTCATCATGCTCtgcttaaaatactgtacattatcACAGGATCAGGAAAATGTGAGAAATAGAAATCCCCAAAGCTACCGTACACCCTTATAGGCGTGCAAGGAAATGTTTGACTGAAACtcgttttggaccacaattttgTGTCAGCGTACACACTTTTCACAAGAGGGATGTGCTGTaagaatttataaataaatatataaatgaaatacagGTCCTTGGCACCCCCTGGTACCAGCTACATTTTATTGGCTTCTCATCTGCACAAATCGCTTTGCGACGCTGCCATTTCCATTTTCCTGGCAGAGCCTGGTGGCACCTCCCCATTTCCTGTGGTTTTCAAGGTTCCCGCAAAACCACAGTTGTGTAGCaccagaaagggggtggggggtggctgtGCAGGTGAGGGGTGGAGTTCTACCTGTGGGACTTAGTGGAGCTGTTCAACTCATTGTGATTGTCACAGTATGTTTTCCTtcatccttaaaaaaacaaaacaaaacaccaaattgGAAAACAAATGTCACACTTGTCCTCCGGCCAGAGCAGCTCTCCCTGTTTTCGGAAGGTATATGCCCTGTCGGCCCCCCAGCTTCATTTCCACAGTGTCAGTTGAAGGTCAGGGAAAGGGTGAGGATAAACTGGGTGGTCAAGACTGCACAGTGTAAGACATTTATGGACTTCTATCTCCATCAGCTTCTTGTCAAGAGACCGATGTTACGCCTAGGAAGTGGTTTTTTCTTTCATTCGCTGAGTAGTCAAATTCCTTCTGTCCAACCACAGGGCACACATTGGAGGGCAAATGGGAGGCGACTGGGATAAATCAAGGGGTGTGGCCTGTTGCTGTCCATCACTGGCCACCTGCTTGGTACCCCTGAAACCAGAGTTTTTCTTCCAGGaggaactcgccggaactcagttccggcacctctcaagtcggcgccgttgccattctaagagaatgagggaggggttcgtggtgagttccggcacctctttttctagaaaaatagcaccgccTGTTACACTTTCTGACTGGACCTCCTTGTGGAGGCCTCTTGAACCGCTCTCCTGTCTTTGCGCAGAGCCAAGGGAGTGCTTATTCCAGAGGAACGGTGCCAAGAGGGTGATACACACTTCCACTTGGCAGCCATGTGAAGTGAGATTGCTCCCAGGGGAGAGGCTCAGAAAGAAATCCCCCGTCTCGCCTGGGGGTGCCCCTAACGGCCACCAAAGCATTGTGGATTCCGCTCCTGTATCACCTTAAACCGCAGAGAAGGCAGACCTATCGGGAAGGCTGGGGCGGAGGTGAAAGGTCAAGGAAGCAGCTCCCCTAAGGAGGCAAGAGGAGGGGGAGTCCACCCACCCCAAAGGTTTCCTGGGCACCTTGCTAGTGGGttctccctgcctccccaaaATCCTTCAGCAGTGGATTTCGTAAGCAATCTGAGGCTGGAACATGAGTCCCTGGTTGACAAAGAGCTCGCTGGCTTCCGGGGGGCCATCTTCTTCCCCTTCCAAGGTCTGGGTGGCTTGATCCTGCAGCTGCTCAGGGAAGGCCCCCACCAGGCCCTGGGGGTCCTTGTAGGTGGCGAAGAGAGGCTTGTTGCGGTCAATGACAAACATCTCATGGCCCCTCTCGTCCCGGTACTCCTCCAGCTGGGCGAAGGTGGTAGGCCCATCCGAGTAGTCGTTGACATAGAGGATGTTCTCCTTTTTGGCCTTTTTCCGCTTCCGGTGCTTCCGGTAGATCATGATCACCAGGAGGAGAGCCACCAGGGCCAGAAGGGAGATGGCCACTGCGATGGCCGTCTGCGTGGCCATGCTGAGGGCATTGAAGTCCATGCTCTCCATGTCGTACAGGGGCTCCTGGCTGATGTCCACCGAGGCCGGGTAGCCACGTGAcgtctgctgctgttgctgagagAGGTTGACCATGAGGTGGAAGAGCACCCGGGCTGTCCCGCCCGGGTTGGAGGCCTCACACTCGTACTTGCCGGCATGGGCCACCGTCACGTTGTTGAGGAAGAGCATCCCGCTGCCTGTGTCCGACTGCTCAAAGCGCTCCCCCACGCTGCGCTCACTCAGGGCAAAGGTCCCGCCTGGGAGCCGGGAGCCACTGGCCCTGGCACCCCCAGCCCCCCGCCAGTGCACCAGCTTGCGCCACGTCACCAGGGGCTGCGGGTAGCCCGAGGCCTGGCAGGAAACGCGCAGGTCGTCACCCAGCCGCGCCGTCACTTCCAGGGGCTCCACCTGCACGACCGGCGGGATGCAGACGAGGCTGTTGCCGGAGACGTCCCTCAGGCTCTGGTACGCCAGGCGAGGGGGCTCTGCGCACACGATCTTCTTGTCCTGGGGGCTCAGGAGCCGCTGCCCATCCTCCTTGATCCAGGAGCTCAGCCAGTGCAGGGAGCAGTCACATCGCCAAGGGTTCTCTGccaggaggaaggaagagagggagggagagaaaggggggtggGTCTGGTTACAAGTCAGGGTCACCCCAGgagtctcccactgcctccccaaCACTTTCCATTCCACAGCCCCATGCAAAATAAGAACatagggagaacctgctggatcaagccaatggcccatccagcccgACATCTCACATCAGCCGACCAGATGCCcctatgggaaacccgcaagcaggattcaagcacaataacacactccccccccactcctgtggtttccagtaactggtatgtagaagccttgctgcctccaaccgtggaggcacagcctagccatcctggctagtagccactgatatccctctcttcctcctcctccatgaatctgtccaactcccttttaaagccttctaggttggggggggggcatccctgGCTCCTGTGgctgggagttccatagtttaattacaGAAGGAAAAGCCAGGAGGTCTCCTTGCAATACCCAGCCTGCATTATTTCCCTATGGGATTTGGAGTGGAATCCCAGAAtgttcctgcccccctcccacagTTGTAAGGGCACCTCCATAATACTCAGGCAAACTAACAGAGGCTTCGCCCAGATCCTGGAAACGGTAGCTGCTTGTAGGGCAGGCGtgaggaaccttttccagcccagggggccacatttatttttatttcataaaatttgcacactgcttgattgttgaaacaacaacactcaaaagttgtttataaagaggataaaacaataaaaattaccagtaaaaaaaaaaacttttaaaacatcCAGAatataaaatcagcaataaactaaaaacaggaTTAAAGCACACCTCAGCATTCTACGTGTATAAAAAAGAATGTTTCTGGCAGGTGCCGAAAAAAGTAGAGGGGAGGCACCTACCTGATGTCAATAGTCAGGGGGTTCCAGAATGCGAGTGCTGCTGCACAAAAAAACCACCATTTCCTACAAAAACATCTTTTTGGCTCTTGCAAAGATTTCCTCTCAGCCTGACATGCCTGCATCCCTCCTGCCTGCCCCAACTTTTCTACCTTGGGGGCAGTAAAAGAAGTAGGCACCAGAGGCCCACTTTGAAATGGCTGAGCTAGCACGAGCACTTCTGGCCTGCAGGTGGCGCCAGAAGAGCTGGCAGCGGGGCTCACCTGTCAATCGCAGCACCTGAAGACTGATAAGGGGCCGGAGAGCCACCCGGCTGATGGTGCGCAGGTTGTTCTTGCTGAGGTCGAGCAGCGCCAGCGAGGTCAGACCGGCCAGCGCCTGGTCCTCTAGAGTCTCTATGCTGTTCTCCTGTAAGTGGAGCTCCTGCAACCTCTGCAAAAGAGAGAGTCAGGTGGCACCTTAGGTAGAAAGCAGGTCGGGTGCCGTTATCCACTTCTTTCTTGTTTTGGTACCACTGCTGTTTGGGCTGTTTGTCCCTCATTTGCTTGCCCAGCCTATGCAGCCCCATGCAAATTGGTAGCTCATGGCCaggagtccaaccccctgcaaggcaggaatcacaactagagGATGCAAGACAGATGGCATTCACCTTCTGCTTAAAAACAGGCCATGaaagagagcccacaacctcccgagggaaaccgttccactgtcaaatggctcttacagacggaaaggtttttttccctgatgtttagtcagaatctcctttcttgtaacttgaatccactgatTTGGGTCCCgtcttctggagcagcagaaaacaagtttgctccatattccatgtgacagccgtCTAAGGTGGCATTGAAGGTGGCTATCAGATCTCCTTAAAGTCTccctttttccaggctaaacatactctcctccctcaaccattcctcatgacACTTGGGGGCCCTTTGCCATCGCTTTACCAGACCCTTTACCATctcggtcaccctcctctgcacaccttccagcttacCAACATCCTCTGTCAATTTTGGTGCCCAGACCTGGACAGTTTAATTGCGTATTGAAAGTCCTTGCTGTCCCTAATATTAACGACAAGTACTTGaacttgcttttaaaatttaCACAACTGACTTTGTATTgcggcatcctatataataaagtgcaagtgtctctgcgtccagcccctgtgtccgtgggattgcgctactgcacatgtgccccacagacagccgttgggacttggagcgcagagacggaACGCGTTGGCCGGCGCAtaagggagctcagcctctcgACGTTCGGAGCAGCTCTCGCGAGAGAATCCAGAGGACGCGTGAGATAGCCCCATGGTCACGAGCGAGcgtgctctgtctccacgcaggcgcactcgcGAGGCCGTTTACTTCTCGcatggacttacttctaagcggcAGTGGCCGTTACAAGTGGCGGCGGGCAAGCAAtgtcagctctgcgcatgtccccgaggttgctagagcaacaggtctgttctagcacccgttaatttaacgggcttcatgactagTATTTCCATAATTCTCTGTTGCTTACAGTAGGAATTAGCTAAGATTTGGGTCCTCCAAGTCATTCATCTATTTGCACTAAGCCACTGCAGATCAGGGATGAAAGTGACACGAGTTGCTCAAACCCTAATACTGAGCCTCAGTTCCCTCATCCATAAAATGGGAACAGCAGGGTCCTAATGCAGAAAACATGGTTGTTTCTGGGAGGCACAGTGGGGCCACCTTGATGGACAATGGCTCACTTTCAGGAATGCCCCTGTGGGTTCTCACCTCCAGGTCACAGAAGGTGAAGTCGGGGAGCCGGGTGATCTGGTTGCCTGCCAGGTAAAGGACTCGCAGGTGCTCCAAGCCCTTAAAGATGCTGCTGTTGATGAGGTGGATGCGGTTGCCATTGAGCGCCAAttccagcagccggttctggtTGCGGAAGGCGCCTGGCTCCAGGGCTGAGATGGTGTTATTCTGCATGTAGAGGTATTGCAGGCCCGAGAGAGACGCCAGGTCTTGCTGGTGAATCTGCGTGATGCCGTTGTCCTgaagaaaaactgtctgcagtggggagaaagccgggggggggggatgccatcaGTTAAACCCTCAACGTAGTGTCAGCTCTTGGAAGAACAACAATCCTATTTTCTTGTCTGACTTCAGATTGAACCTCACCATGTTCTGATGTCTATGTACTACAGATCTTTAATAGCAAACCACCACCTGATTCATTTTGCttctttataaaatattttgattACTTAATAAAgctctaaaaagaagaagatagtaAATGAGTGGGCATGGGAGAGGATGTGCTCTTTCATGTGCGCAGGTTGCATTGGGAGCCCAAAGGCTTGGTGGTGGTAGCAATGTGTCTGCGTTCACACACTTTGGTTTTTTATATAAGCTTTCCATTTTATTGGTTTAATATATTTGTTCTAGCTCCACATCCCAAAGGGTCTGAGCTGGCTGcagcagattaaaaacaaatctataccaggtatacacacacacacacacacatataaaaccccaccaccacccggaTTCAAACACACCAAACTGGCAGTCTATTAAAAAGTAATTCTTGACACTTGTATGCACCTCAAGAAAGCATTTCCATATTCATTTACAATTTTGTAGGTTATATTGGCTCAACACCAAATCAGTCATTGTGTATGCTATTTCTACAGAGATTCCAATTTTGGTGTTTTCGGAAAGAcacctgtcagaggttcttgcgactactctagagtaacgacgctccgcatccttgtctttaaacagtttttattagtgcaggctatttacagtgagctggatATGTAcagcatgtctgctcagtccgatgcagaatctggCACTCGACCGCCCCTGgacctcctccaacataagagtctcgggacagcaaatctttcccctccttctcctgcgtaattccggaaccggaggaaaaaggggtctacgctccatgttttccttctccccccctttcccccccccccctcttcctccctcctgtgtagcaggggtctcccgtgctgccagagccctggccctctctccccacttcttgACTGGACTCCTGAGCTTCCTCGCTGCTATCACTGCttgtggaggagctgcttctgatgaggggaggagGATCCCTATATTCTTTTCCCCTTACATCACCGTTCATTGTTCTTATTGTTAacgtttgaatttatttatttttgaaagcaaGCAAACATCTGCACTGAATGGACAACAGtattgtgaggtaggttaggttaggttGAGACAGGAAACCTGGCCCTAATGGTCACCCCCCCCAGTGGTGCTGGGAGTTGGGCTTCCTCCCACCTGAGCCTTACCTGGGTGGAGGGGTGGATGCTACCTGGGATCTCTTTGAGGCCCAAAGAGCCGCACTCCACGGTCATGCTGTAGCAGCGACAGGTGGCTGGGCAAGTGCGGGCCTGGAGTGCCAGGAGACCCAACAGCAGGAGGGAAACAAGCGTGGGCTCCACCGGAGCCATCCTAGAGCAGCTGctggcaggagagagaaagagaaagagattgaATGCCTGTGTTTCTATGCTGCTTTGCAGTCAAATTGATCCCAGAGCAGCTTAACAAAcaataacagaacagaacaggtACAGCATAAATCACATAACAAATGTTCAGTAAAACATCTATAAAATAGTAGCAAACCAGCAACTAAagaaataagctaaacatcacaattacagTGTAAGCCATATTacatgattaacaaatcaataaggCATTCATGATCTATAAAACAGTATtgacaaaataatataaaaactaTTACATTCagacactccctcccccccccatgactctTGAGTCCCTGCCAGAGTAAAAGACGCAATTTAAATAAACATATAATAATTGTAATATTTCACTCTATTCggttcattaaaatacacatacacatcCATCATACAGGAGGAAGCCATCTAATAGAAATACCTAAAACAGGAACACACACCACAGAAAATCCACAATAGGTTATGGCAGAGGCCCAACAAACCACAGAAGagaaacagaatcacagaactgtatcGCTATGTTATTATTTTATCTCTCCTCTCTTCCTAAGAGTTAAAGATGTTGTACATTGAGGTTTTCCCCCTCcgacattttatcttcacaacaatcctgtgaggaagTTTAAACTAAgccaataataaacaaacaaacaaacaaacaaacagctgcaaaggcctattggtcctccagatattgatggaccgcaactcccatcatccgtggtcactggccatgatggttggggactgatgggagttggagtccaacatctagagggccaaaggtatCCTGCTCTGGCTTAAACCATTCCCCAAGGAGGACGACAAAACCTGGTGTCTTGCCAAAGGCTTCAAGGAAAACGGTTTTGGGAAGGGATTTGAAGGAGAAACAATTTAGAAAAATACACTCAGTAAAACTTTTCCTTATCACAACTTCCTCTGAGCTACGTTCTGGAGGAGGTGAAATCCCACAAGCAGCTTACATTGCAAATAATGTACTTGTATGGATGTTGCGGAATCTCCTTTTTAGAGCTGGCAGGTGCCTTCTTTGCCAACCTTTTGAACGCTTGCTGAAAATGTTTCCATTCCTCCACGCCTACACAGGCAATTAAGAAGACATCCTTCCAATTCATGTCTGCTTTTAACTTttctatgattttaaaaatatttttatttatcattttataACAATTCAATTTAAATGTATATAATACAACAAATTAACcaagaataacaaaaaaaaaacccaaaagtgacagtttgttttctgttttctaaGCATTTCTGTGTTTCTTTGATAAAAGCTTGGAAGTACTGAGGCATATGGCATCTTTTGGTCAAGTAAGTCCCttctaatatatttttaatggtttttattgtatgggtttaaacaggcaggcaggcagacatgtCCTGGATACATTCTTTGCCTCGCAGGATGAAGGAGGGCGATGTGCAATTCCCCTAAGAAGACTCCTCCATGCTCAGTCCAAGAGTccagcattcatttttttcccagtGACCTTCCAGATGCCTAAGAAAACCCCGCAAGCAGGAAAGGCACACTCCTGCACTCAAGCATTCTTTCCTATCCTCCCCAGCAACTGGGAGTCACAGGCAGGCTGCCTCTGATCCACAAGGACACAAAAAAATATCATTGTGGCtggcagccatcaatagccttccaCTCCTCCAAGAATTCTTCCAATCCCCCTTTGAAGccgtccaagctggtggccatgcAAAATCTCGTGAACTCCACAGTTCCACTACGCACTGTGTGATTCAGTCCTTGCTCACCCCGGGAATTGCTTTGGTATCGAGGATTCTTTGCAGTTGGCCCTACAGCTTGTCTACTTGCATGACCACCATGTCAACAAAACAGGGGAGAACCTCTTTGGAGAGAGGCAGACCATCTGGGGTCTTTGTCTTAGTGTGGGCTGCTATTTCCCCTCTGGGATGATAGCCCAATGGACCCTCTGGGTTCAGCCGTTGGCTGTAACCAAGGTACCGAAACCATGGCAACAAGCATCTAAAAATATAGGTACCAGTAGATGCCGCTGATGTTGCTGGATCCTTGCCGCCAGGTGGAAACTGCTTGCAGAGCTGGACTGGGGTGAAGCTGCAAAAAGGAGGCCGGAGAAGTAGAACAGACTCACCTTGCACCCCCTGGCATCTCGGCTCAGCACGCCACCATCTCACCTTCTCTACTGCCCCTTAGCTGGGGAGGGATAGCTCAGTGGCTCCTAAACCCATTAGAGGCTTTGATCAACGTCACCAACAATCAGGAAAAAGCACTATAGTGCTAGAGGCATCCTAATGAGAGATTAGGGTGAGGCAGCAGACATGCTGTGGGGGGCAATGGTCTTAAAGTCTCCCCTGGCTCTGGTTCCAGAGAAGAGGATCTAGCCAGCTGGGTGAAGataggaagagggggaagaacaGATGGGGGTATGGATGCTGCCCTCTGAGATTTGGTAGGTGGTTTGTGCCAATCTCTGGATGCAGCTTCCTCTTAATTTCTCCATCAGCCTCAAAGCTCTTGTTCTTGCATGCCTGTCCATCTCTGCTTCGCCAACCCCTAGCTATGGGTCTATTTTGATACGCAACTTTGCACTCAAGCAATCTCCTGCTGCAAAAGTGATTATCGCTGCTGTGGTGTTACAGCAATGGTTTACTATTCATGCGCCGATGCTCTGGCAAATGCACATTATGTTTTAGGTGTGCATTGTATTGATATTTCACACTGCAGTGATTATACATGCATTTATTGCATTCTTGTTATCTTTTGAATCTCCTCTCGTTGACCTTGTTTTCCTTCAGCACATCTGGTTTTGTGATCTGTGCCTTGAAACTTCTGTGTAGCTCAGCGCAACTTGGCCAAATCGTAAGCCACAGGGAGAAAGGCCATCAtagtttagtggtagagcatctgcgtTGCGTGCaaacggtcccaggttcaatctctggtgtcTCCTCCAGGGAGGGATGAGAATGTTCTGTTTGAAGTCCTAGAGAACCTATACAAGCCAGTGCATAGGAAATATTGAACCAACAGATGGGCACACACTGCGTACACACCTTGCATTTAAAAACACATCCTGGGAACAGTACTTTGttaaggtgctgacctttaaagccctaaacggcctcggtccagtatacctgaaggagcgtctcctcccccaccgttctgcccggacactgaggtccagcgccgagggccttctgccggttccctcactacgagaagccaagttacagggaaccaggcagagggccttctcggtagtggcacccaccctgtggaatgccctcccaccagaggtcaaagagaacaacaactaccagacctttagaaggcatctcaaggcagccctgtttagggaagcttttaatgtttgatggatttctgtattttaatattttgttggaagccgcccagagtggctgggggaacccggccagatgggcgggatataaataataaattattattattattattattatttgtgctgGGAACTGAAGCTCTGCAAAGGGTACACTACATTTCTCATGGGGGAGagtaaagtgctttaaatgtatggtgtgtacatagcctcagtacaaggcagcttcctatgactcCAGGCCTTTTTGATGCCAAAGCTAATACAGCCAACTCTGCTGTGATTACATATTGATGGAAAAAGCTAGTTTGGAACACAGCCCTGATTGCAATGACAGGGACAGCCTTCCTTGCTTCTTAAGtggcctctctccctttctccaaatCCTTCCGTGGACTCTCTTCTGTGCCCCAACAGCACAGGAGGAAGtgctggccaccaacttggatggcttcagaagaggattgacacattcatggaggaaagggctatctgtggctactagccatggtagTTATACGCTGTActgccacagttggaggcagcaatgcttctgaataccagttgctggaaaacacagattCTGCTCAAAATCAATTCAGTTCCCCTGTTCAGCCTTTTCTACCACACTGTTGTTATTGCAGCAACAAACATGGCCGAGCGAGTTGCAGTTGTGCAAGAACTGAGCCTTTTTGGGGTGTCCTGACTCACAGAAGGGTACCCTGCTGAACTGGGCCAAAGACCCACCTAACTAATTTCAGCCTTCCACAACGCCCACCTAATCTAGCatcccacagtagccaaccagatggctgcAGGGGCACCACAAAGAGCATGAGGGAAATACCCCCCACAGTGGTTATTCCTCAGCAATAGGTATAGAAAGGCCTGCTGCCTCTGGATCCTGGAAGGAGCATACAACCATCACCAACAGCTAATGTTATgataggctgcatcaacagaagtctagtgtccagatcaaggaaagcaaTAGcactgctctgttctgccttggtcagagcccacctggagtcctgtgtccagttctgggtgccacaactttagaaggatattgacatgataggaggtgtgcagaggaaggagaccaggatgatcaagggtctggaaacacaGCCTcaagaggaatggttgaaggagttgggtttGTTTTCTGTTACTCAAGAGGGCAGGGCCCCaacccaatggattcaagttacaagaaaggagatttcgactgAGCGTTAGGAATAActttaagagctgttcagcagtggaactgaCTCCTTCTGAGGGCAGAGGGCTCTCCTTCCGTGGAGGATTATAAACAGAGTTTGGATAGCTatctgttagggattctttagttgtgattcctgcgttgcagggggttagactagatgacccttgggggttccttccaactctacaattctatgactatcATGATGAGGAGCCATCAGGTCCCTTTTGCTGCTCAGTCACTTGCCCAGCTGAGGTGGTGTTGCTCTTCCCTGCTAGCCTGAAGGGCCCCCTTTCACTGCACGCTTCTGTGCCATCTCTTGCTCAGTTAATTGCCTCCTGCTCTCTTTAATGCATAATAAATAATGAGCAAGCAAGGCCTTATTAAAATTTCATCGGGAGTTTGCAGCCGCTGCAAGAGATTGGGGTAAAATGGGAGGGGGTGCCCTCCATCTGTTCATTCACAGAGGCAGCTCGGCCTCCCAGCAGATGAATTAGAGAGAGGAGGATCCAGCTATATTATTCAGCCATTACTCCATGAGAAACCTCCATCAGGATCTCGCTGGGATGCTGGAGGGAAAGGATGGAGGACAAGGAGGCAAACATCCTCCTAATGCCACTCTATAAATCCAAAGCACATCCACAGTGTCAAAATACTGGCTGCGGGCACAGTCCTCTCTGCTGCATAATTGCTAACAAAAGGGCGCCCTGCAGTGCCTGGAAGCCAAAGGCCCTGATCTCTTTTCAGTACAGCGGCTTGGCCACAAAAACCATAAGAGCACCTCTGAGTAAATGCAGAGTGTCGACTGAGTGAAtccaaccaagccttatgaggaacagttaaatgagctgggtatgtttagccaggagaagagaagattgagaggaccgaaaccaatggattcaaactacaagaaaggagattctgcctaaacattaggaagacatttctaactgtaagagctgttcaatactGGAACAGACCAcactatttaaagcacattccctgcCACAGAAAAAGAATCATGGGGACTGCagctttccctcaaagaactaaagttcccagtgcccttaaactacggttcccaggattctggttGGGGGTGTGTGCTTTAAGTATATGGTGTAGGCTCAGTCTAAGAatgaagtacagtactgtactgtaatgaaCTGAAGAGAGATCCTTCATTGACGGAAGTTGCTCACTGGGAACTCTCCAATGTGCTGAAGCCACCAACCCACCTTCCTCTGTGGGCTTAGAGCAGGACAGCAGCTCTTGTCAGGCTTTTGCACAGTTGCAAAGCTTTGCTGCAATGCCAGGATCCTTTGAAACAGCACCCCCAGGGCAGCACTTTGCAAAGCCAGCCTGGAAACATTATTTTGTTGGCACTCAGTACCAGACAACTCTGAGGGCGGCGAGGGCATCCACAAAAAGCAAACCCAACAGGGAAACCTACCACTTTGCATTTACATAATAAGCTCATCGCAGGGAGGACAATTTTCCTGTGAATGCACCAGCGTGTGGCTTGAGTGGGGTaagcagggagagagagcatGTTAGCTGGGAGGCTCCATGCAATGGGAGAAATGGAAAATGCAAGCCTCGCAAATGGAAACATATGTTCAGAATTAAAGGGAAATGCAGGTCTTTTGGCTTTGAGCACACTTCTAGGTGTGCTGGCTGAtagtttagaaagttgatgtaaGTTCAGTTTATTGCTATTCTAACTGTGCTCAGTTTATTGCTATTTTAACATTCCCAAAGTCTTTAATGGTTGTTGTCGATTCTTAtattgataatttcattgttttatcttttctggCAAGCCATTCTGAAGGGACATTTTTATAATCAAGCAGTGTACAGAGTTtacaaaataagtaaataaaataatcagtAAGTAGGGCAGACTTTGACAACCTGGTTTTGGGCTAAAACTCTCACCAGCATGTTGCATAGCCTTAGAAGGGGCTACAGCCATGGGCCTGTCCTGAAGATAACTGGGGAATTGGAAGAGGGGAGCTGGAGCTGGACGGGCTACTGGTCTGACTCATGCATTGTGgca from Zootoca vivipara chromosome 8, rZooViv1.1, whole genome shotgun sequence encodes:
- the LRRC24 gene encoding leucine-rich repeat-containing protein 24; its protein translation is MAPVEPTLVSLLLLGLLALQARTCPATCRCYSMTVECGSLGLKEIPGSIHPSTQTVFLQDNGITQIHQQDLASLSGLQYLYMQNNTISALEPGAFRNQNRLLELALNGNRIHLINSSIFKGLEHLRVLYLAGNQITRLPDFTFCDLERLQELHLQENSIETLEDQALAGLTSLALLDLSKNNLRTISRVALRPLISLQVLRLTENPWRCDCSLHWLSSWIKEDGQRLLSPQDKKIVCAEPPRLAYQSLRDVSGNSLVCIPPVVQVEPLEVTARLGDDLRVSCQASGYPQPLVTWRKLVHWRGAGGARASGSRLPGGTFALSERSVGERFEQSDTGSGMLFLNNVTVAHAGKYECEASNPGGTARVLFHLMVNLSQQQQQTSRGYPASVDISQEPLYDMESMDFNALSMATQTAIAVAISLLALVALLLVIMIYRKHRKRKKAKKENILYVNDYSDGPTTFAQLEEYRDERGHEMFVIDRNKPLFATYKDPQGLVGAFPEQLQDQATQTLEGEEDGPPEASELFVNQGLMFQPQIAYEIHC